The window CTGGTGCCCACATACGGCGCGAAGCGGCGGACGGCCTCGTCGTACATCGAGGACTTGGCGTAGTTCTTGTTCGTCAGGTCAATGGCGAACAGGGCGTAGAAGTAACGCGGAATCGACTGCAGCGTCTCGCAGGCCTGCGCGATGTTGCGGACCAGGGTGGCGTTGGGCGGCATGTGCGTGCGCCACGCGGTGTCCAGTGCGTAGGCCGACTTGTACAGCGCGGGCAGGGTATCGGCGCCGTGGAGGAGTTCGTGGTCAGCAGCCTGCTGCACCTGCAGCCGTCCAACTACTACTCGGACCTCCTCGCACCGGCCCAGCCAGACCAACGCCGAGCCGTGGTGCAGAACGCGATGAACTACATCGATGAACACCTCGCCGAACGCATCACCATGGAGGCCGTGGCCAAGGCGGTGCACATGAGCGTGCGCTCGATCCAGCAGGGCTTCCGAGCGGAACTCGGCATGACCCCGATGACCTATGTGCGTGAGCGCCGGCTCGAGCGGGTGCACGAGGAACTCACCGACGCCATCCCGGCCGACGGTGTCACGGTGACGCAGGTGGCCGAGCGGTGGGGCTTCCACCACCTCGGCAGCTTCGCCGTCGAGTACCGGAAACGTTGGGGCGAAGCGCCTTCGGAGACTCTGCGCCGCTGAGCGCGCCCACACTCGTCACACCAGCCGCTGCAACCAGCGGCATGCTTGCTGCCCGCCTCACCCTCAGTTCTCCAGCGGAATCGTCACCGTGACGGTGGTGCCGGCTCCCGGGCGCGACCTGACTTTCAGCGTCCCGCCGACGAGCTCCGCCCGCTCGGCCATCGACAGCATGCCGTAGCCGCCGGACGGGGCACCCGGCACGGTGTCGAAGCCCACCCCGTTGTCGACGACCTCCAGCCGGGCGACGCCGTCGGTCACCGTGAAGGTGACGGCGGCGACCAGGGCCCGGGAGTGTTTGACGACGTTCTGAAAGCATTCCTGCGCAATGCGATACAGCGCCACTTCCACATGCTCGGGCAGCCGCTCGTCGGCGAGGTCCAACTCGAGGTCGACCTCCGGGATCGAGGCGGCCAGACTCGCCAGTCCCCCGGCCAGCCCGAGGTCGTCGAGGACGGGCGGGCGCAGCCCGCTGATCGCCGAACGCGCCTCCGCCAGCGTGAGGTCCACCAGATCCCTTGCCTTTTCCAGCTGTTCGGCCGCGGCCGGCTGGTCGCCGTCGTCGACGGCCCGCGCCGCGGCATCGAGGCGGTAGGTCAATCCGACCAGGCGCTGGGAGATCCCGTCGTGAATGTCACCCGCCAGCCGGCGGCGCTCGCTTTCCTGCGCGG is drawn from Candidatus Mycolicibacterium alkanivorans and contains these coding sequences:
- a CDS encoding helix-turn-helix transcriptional regulator; protein product: MVSSLLHLQPSNYYSDLLAPAQPDQRRAVVQNAMNYIDEHLAERITMEAVAKAVHMSVRSIQQGFRAELGMTPMTYVRERRLERVHEELTDAIPADGVTVTQVAERWGFHHLGSFAVEYRKRWGEAPSETLRR
- a CDS encoding GAF domain-containing sensor histidine kinase; amino-acid sequence: MSSGVSPHAVHGLVDADREVALLLDIIAATSSGPGVEPMAAAVAQMITAATTSDVCFVHVLDDTDRSLTLAGATPPFDEQVGLVRLPLGSGVSGWVASHREPVVIVSDKEADPRYVPIAALRGKDFTSMASVPMETEPGGLVGVLNVHTVERRDFTPRDIELLLVIGRLIAGALHQARLHRQLSARERAHEDFAEQVIAAQESERRRLAGDIHDGISQRLVGLTYRLDAAARAVDDGDQPAAAEQLEKARDLVDLTLAEARSAISGLRPPVLDDLGLAGGLASLAASIPEVDLELDLADERLPEHVEVALYRIAQECFQNVVKHSRALVAAVTFTVTDGVARLEVVDNGVGFDTVPGAPSGGYGMLSMAERAELVGGTLKVRSRPGAGTTVTVTIPLEN